A single Micromonospora sp. CCTCC AA 2012012 DNA region contains:
- a CDS encoding polyprenol monophosphomannose synthase has protein sequence MIEPVQLPSPWRDARLTVVVPTYNEAGNLPVLVERLLALPLPGLKVLVADDNSPDGTGEVADKLAIEHPERIQVVHRAGKEGLGRAYVDGISRALDGGADYVAQMDADLSHPPEALPGMLGALLSTQAGVVIGSRYVPGGQLDENWPLYRRALSGWANLYVHTLLRVRIRDLTAGFKIWRADALRDIGLERVQSNGYSFQVEMHYLATKLGHTILEVPIRFEERREGASKMTTATKVESALMPFKLRSRHRNIEG, from the coding sequence ATGATCGAACCCGTTCAGTTGCCCTCTCCCTGGCGGGACGCGCGCCTGACCGTCGTCGTTCCCACCTACAACGAGGCGGGCAACCTCCCGGTGCTGGTCGAGCGGCTCCTCGCGCTCCCGCTGCCGGGGCTCAAGGTGCTCGTCGCGGACGACAACTCCCCCGACGGCACCGGCGAGGTCGCCGACAAGCTGGCCATCGAGCACCCTGAGCGGATCCAGGTGGTGCACCGGGCCGGCAAGGAGGGCCTCGGGCGGGCGTACGTGGACGGCATCAGCCGGGCGCTCGACGGCGGCGCGGACTACGTGGCCCAGATGGACGCGGACCTGTCGCACCCGCCGGAGGCCCTGCCCGGCATGCTCGGCGCGCTCCTGTCGACGCAGGCCGGCGTGGTGATCGGTTCCCGCTACGTGCCGGGTGGACAGCTCGACGAGAACTGGCCGCTCTACCGGCGCGCGCTCAGCGGCTGGGCCAACCTCTACGTGCACACCCTGCTGCGGGTGCGGATCCGCGACCTCACCGCGGGCTTCAAGATCTGGCGGGCCGACGCGCTGCGCGACATCGGGCTGGAGCGGGTGCAGTCCAACGGCTACAGCTTCCAGGTGGAGATGCACTACCTCGCCACGAAGCTCGGGCACACCATCCTGGAGGTGCCGATCCGCTTCGAGGAGCGCCGCGAGGGGGCCTCGAAGATGACCACCGCCACCAAGGTCGAGAGCGCGCTGATGCCGTTCAAGCTCCGCTCCCGGCACCGCAACATCGAGGGCTGA
- a CDS encoding phytoene desaturase family protein, whose translation MSTGPETADAVVIGAGHNGLVAANLLADAGWDVLVLEATQAPGGAVRSAEVTAPGYLSDLYSSFYPLGYASPVLRGLDLDRHGLTWTHAPDVLAHLLPDGRAAVVNRDPDVTATSLEAFAPGDGDRWLNAYTDWLEVAGPMLDTITTPFPPVRGGLGLLRRLRVSGSLRLARRLVVPVRKLGDELFQGAGGPALLAGCALHTDLSPEEAGSGVYGWLLAMLGQQVGWPVPVGGAQKITDALVSRLTERGGRISYGAHVDRVLTARGRAMGVRTVGGATWRARRAVLADVPAPALFLDLVGAAALPPRMVEDLAHFKWDGSTLKVDWALSAPVPWKNRSLATAGTVHLGADLDGLTTYSAELARGEVPRDPFLLVGQMSVADPSHSPPGTESLWSYTHLPFRREWRAEQIAEHVTRMEEVLEEAAPGFRSLIVGRHVAGPADLEKGDPSLVGGALGGGTAAAYQQLFLRPIPGLGRADTPVDRLFLASSSAHPGGGVHGAPGANAARAALARDRALTGGLYAGAIGAAHRAIYR comes from the coding sequence ATGTCGACCGGCCCGGAGACCGCGGACGCCGTCGTCATCGGCGCCGGGCACAACGGACTGGTCGCCGCCAACCTGCTGGCCGACGCGGGCTGGGACGTCCTCGTGCTGGAGGCGACCCAGGCCCCCGGCGGCGCGGTCCGCTCCGCCGAGGTCACCGCCCCCGGCTACCTCAGCGATCTCTACAGCTCCTTCTACCCCCTCGGGTACGCCTCGCCCGTGCTGCGCGGCCTCGACCTGGACCGGCACGGACTGACCTGGACGCACGCCCCCGACGTGCTGGCACACCTGCTGCCCGACGGGCGGGCCGCGGTGGTCAACCGGGACCCCGACGTCACCGCCACGTCGCTGGAGGCGTTCGCGCCCGGCGACGGGGACCGCTGGCTCAACGCGTACACGGACTGGCTGGAGGTGGCCGGGCCGATGCTCGACACCATCACCACGCCCTTCCCGCCGGTCCGCGGCGGGCTGGGCCTGCTGCGCCGGCTGCGCGTCTCCGGGTCACTGCGCCTGGCCCGCCGCCTCGTCGTGCCGGTCCGCAAGCTCGGCGACGAGCTCTTCCAGGGGGCCGGCGGGCCGGCGCTGCTGGCCGGCTGCGCCCTGCACACCGACCTGTCCCCCGAGGAGGCCGGCTCCGGGGTGTACGGCTGGCTGCTCGCCATGCTCGGCCAGCAGGTCGGCTGGCCGGTGCCCGTCGGCGGGGCCCAGAAGATCACCGACGCGCTGGTGTCCCGGCTGACCGAGCGGGGCGGCCGGATCAGCTACGGCGCGCACGTCGACCGGGTGCTCACCGCCCGGGGGCGCGCGATGGGCGTACGGACGGTCGGTGGGGCGACCTGGCGGGCCCGCCGGGCGGTGCTCGCCGACGTGCCCGCGCCGGCGCTCTTCCTGGATCTCGTCGGCGCCGCGGCGCTGCCGCCCCGGATGGTGGAGGACCTGGCCCACTTCAAGTGGGACGGCTCCACCCTCAAGGTCGACTGGGCGCTCTCCGCGCCGGTGCCGTGGAAGAACCGGTCGCTGGCCACCGCCGGCACGGTGCACCTCGGCGCGGACCTCGACGGGCTGACCACCTACTCCGCCGAGCTGGCCCGGGGCGAGGTGCCGCGGGACCCGTTCCTGCTGGTCGGACAGATGTCGGTGGCGGACCCGAGCCACTCGCCGCCCGGCACGGAGTCGCTCTGGTCGTACACCCACCTGCCGTTCCGGCGGGAGTGGCGGGCCGAGCAGATCGCGGAGCACGTGACGCGCATGGAGGAGGTGCTGGAGGAGGCCGCACCCGGGTTCCGGTCGCTGATCGTGGGCCGGCACGTGGCCGGTCCGGCCGACCTGGAGAAGGGCGACCCGAGCCTGGTCGGCGGGGCGCTCGGCGGCGGCACCGCCGCGGCGTACCAGCAGCTCTTCCTGCGGCCGATTCCCGGCCTGGGCCGCGCGGACACCCCGGTGGACCGGCTCTTCCTGGCCAGTTCGTCGGCGCATCCCGGCGGTGGGGTGCACGGCGCGCCGGGGGCGAACGCCGCCCGGGCGGCCCTGGCCCGCGACCGCGCGCTCACCGGCGGCCTGTACGCCGGGGCGATCGGCGCCGCCCACCGCGCGATCTACCGCTGA
- a CDS encoding DUF2795 domain-containing protein: protein MERGSSKHSPRVDEQMSQEVAGLVQGPGTGGSRVDEFRQPEPAGEDQPEATTAPAGELRTGAPQGMSSQDVEARSRLGRFITMTALPGDREALVANARENEAPADIVAALERLPEGTRYQTISEVWAALGHKNETTRW, encoded by the coding sequence ATGGAACGTGGCAGCAGCAAGCACTCACCCAGGGTCGACGAGCAGATGAGCCAGGAGGTCGCCGGGCTCGTCCAGGGTCCGGGGACCGGCGGCTCCCGGGTGGACGAGTTCCGTCAGCCGGAGCCGGCGGGCGAGGACCAGCCGGAGGCGACCACCGCCCCGGCCGGCGAGCTGCGCACCGGTGCCCCGCAGGGGATGAGCTCGCAGGACGTGGAGGCGCGCAGCCGCCTCGGCCGGTTCATCACCATGACCGCCCTGCCCGGTGACCGGGAGGCGCTGGTCGCCAACGCCCGCGAGAACGAGGCCCCGGCCGACATCGTCGCGGCGTTGGAGCGACTGCCGGAGGGCACCCGTTACCAGACGATTTCCGAGGTGTGGGCCGCCCTCGGGCACAAGAACGAGACGACGCGCTGGTGA
- a CDS encoding glycosyltransferase: protein MNILVWHVHGSWTTSFVHGKHRYLVPVTPDRGAYGLGRARTYPWPDSAVEVTPQELRRADVDLVLLQRPEEFDLACDWLGRRVGRDVPAIYVEHNTPKGDVSNTRHPMADRDDLLLTHVTHFNELFWDNGGTRTAVVEHGVVAPPVEWTGELDRLAVVINEPVRRWRVTGTDLLPRFAELAPLDVFGMGVTGLADRLGLPADRITSHDDVPQHVMHAELARRRAYLHLCRWTSLGLSLVEAMTMGMPVVALATTEAVEAVPPAAGALSTRVDVLLDAARGFLDDQDAARRAGAAARAAARDRYGLDRFLADWDRLLEEETCASR, encoded by the coding sequence ATGAACATCCTCGTCTGGCACGTGCACGGGTCGTGGACCACCTCCTTCGTGCACGGCAAGCACCGCTACCTGGTGCCGGTCACCCCCGACCGGGGCGCGTACGGGCTGGGTCGGGCCCGGACCTATCCGTGGCCCGACAGCGCCGTCGAGGTGACCCCGCAGGAACTGCGCCGCGCCGACGTGGACCTCGTCCTGCTCCAGCGCCCCGAGGAGTTCGACCTGGCCTGCGACTGGCTGGGCCGGCGGGTCGGCCGGGACGTGCCGGCGATCTATGTCGAGCACAACACCCCCAAGGGCGACGTGTCGAACACCCGCCACCCGATGGCCGACCGGGACGACCTGCTGCTCACCCACGTCACGCACTTCAACGAGCTGTTCTGGGACAACGGCGGCACCCGCACCGCCGTCGTCGAACACGGCGTGGTGGCCCCGCCGGTCGAGTGGACCGGCGAGCTGGACCGGCTGGCGGTCGTCATCAACGAGCCGGTCCGCCGCTGGCGGGTCACCGGCACCGACCTGCTGCCCCGGTTCGCCGAACTCGCCCCGCTGGACGTCTTCGGCATGGGCGTGACCGGGCTGGCCGACCGGCTCGGCCTGCCCGCCGACCGGATCACCAGTCACGACGACGTCCCGCAGCACGTGATGCACGCGGAACTGGCGCGGCGGCGGGCGTACCTGCACCTGTGCCGGTGGACGTCGCTCGGGCTCAGCCTGGTCGAGGCGATGACCATGGGGATGCCGGTGGTCGCGCTCGCCACCACCGAGGCCGTGGAGGCGGTGCCACCGGCTGCGGGTGCCCTCTCCACCCGCGTCGACGTGCTGCTCGACGCGGCCCGGGGATTCCTGGACGACCAGGACGCGGCCCGCCGGGCGGGCGCGGCGGCCCGGGCGGCCGCCCGGGACCGCTACGGCCTGGACCGATTCCTCGCCGACTGGGACCGGCTGCTGGAGGAGGAAACATGCGCATCGCGATGA
- a CDS encoding ChaB family protein encodes MPGREVLPSTLRRSPEKAQRTWEKTHDSAVETYGEGERAHRTAFAAVKHEFEKVGDHWEPKGRKGPSDRQAEGGGPARRAPTAGGVDANATKDHLMEVAKKLDVPGRSRMTKPELVKAIEKANTNATRKARGGR; translated from the coding sequence ATGCCCGGGCGCGAGGTACTGCCCAGCACGCTGCGGCGCTCCCCGGAGAAGGCCCAGCGCACATGGGAGAAGACGCACGACTCGGCGGTGGAGACGTACGGCGAGGGAGAGCGGGCCCACCGCACCGCGTTCGCCGCCGTGAAGCACGAGTTCGAGAAGGTCGGCGACCACTGGGAGCCGAAGGGCCGCAAGGGCCCGAGCGACCGGCAGGCCGAGGGCGGCGGACCGGCCCGGCGGGCACCCACCGCCGGCGGCGTGGACGCCAACGCCACCAAGGACCACCTGATGGAGGTGGCGAAGAAGCTGGACGTGCCGGGCCGGTCCCGGATGACCAAGCCGGAACTGGTCAAGGCCATCGAGAAGGCCAACACCAACGCGACCCGCAAGGCGCGCGGCGGCCGCTGA
- a CDS encoding aldehyde dehydrogenase family protein, with protein MYTVAQLIGGVWGAGGAGGELVVHDPADGSPVTTVPVATADEVAKAVEAARGAAAEWAATAPAERAAALHRAADAVEAAAEDLARATTAEMGKPLDDARGGVAAGVGTLRQYAELGPVRGGRTLHGGTDAIDFMAPGPRGVVAAITPWNDPVAVSCGLLGAALVTGNVVLYKPSERTPGTGWLLAKALDSALPAGVLSLLTGGPEVGAALAGQEVDVVAHVGSTATGRAIAAAGARTGAKVLLENGGSDPLVVDADVDPVWAAEQAALGCFANAGQICVAVERIYVHRDVAEDFVAALVQRAEALTLGAGRDPETQLGPLVDRRHRDHVHGQVTAAVAEGARVRTGGTVPDGPGAFYPATVVTDCRHEMTLVREETFGPVAPVIVVDSFSEGLRCAADSPYGLAATVLTGSMSHAQRAWRELPVGTVKINAVFGGAPGGAAQPRQGSGQGFGYGPELLDEFSTVKAVHIEAPGGGHW; from the coding sequence ATGTACACGGTTGCGCAGCTCATAGGTGGAGTGTGGGGCGCGGGTGGCGCGGGAGGGGAGCTGGTCGTACACGATCCGGCGGACGGCTCCCCGGTGACCACCGTGCCGGTGGCGACGGCGGACGAGGTGGCCAAGGCCGTCGAGGCCGCGCGCGGCGCGGCGGCGGAGTGGGCGGCGACCGCCCCGGCGGAGCGGGCCGCGGCGCTGCACCGCGCCGCGGACGCGGTGGAGGCCGCCGCCGAGGACCTGGCGCGGGCCACCACGGCGGAGATGGGCAAGCCGCTGGACGACGCCCGCGGCGGTGTCGCGGCCGGCGTCGGCACCCTGCGGCAGTACGCGGAGCTGGGTCCCGTCCGCGGCGGCCGGACGCTGCACGGCGGCACTGACGCCATCGACTTCATGGCCCCCGGACCGCGGGGCGTGGTCGCCGCGATCACCCCCTGGAACGACCCGGTGGCGGTCTCCTGCGGGCTGCTCGGCGCCGCGCTGGTCACCGGCAACGTGGTGCTGTACAAGCCGAGCGAGCGGACCCCCGGGACCGGCTGGCTGCTGGCGAAGGCCCTCGACTCGGCGCTGCCGGCCGGGGTGCTCTCGCTGCTCACCGGCGGCCCCGAGGTGGGCGCGGCACTGGCCGGCCAGGAGGTCGACGTGGTGGCCCACGTCGGCTCCACCGCCACCGGCCGCGCCATCGCCGCCGCCGGGGCGCGCACCGGCGCGAAGGTGCTGCTGGAGAACGGCGGCAGCGACCCGCTGGTGGTGGACGCCGACGTCGACCCGGTCTGGGCGGCCGAGCAGGCGGCGCTGGGGTGCTTCGCCAACGCCGGGCAGATCTGCGTGGCGGTGGAACGGATCTATGTGCACCGGGACGTCGCGGAGGACTTCGTGGCCGCGCTGGTGCAGCGGGCCGAGGCGCTCACCCTGGGCGCCGGCCGGGACCCGGAGACGCAGCTCGGGCCGCTGGTGGACCGGCGGCACCGGGACCACGTGCACGGTCAGGTCACCGCCGCGGTGGCCGAGGGGGCGCGGGTGCGGACCGGCGGGACGGTGCCGGACGGCCCCGGGGCCTTCTATCCGGCCACCGTGGTGACCGACTGCCGGCACGAGATGACGCTGGTCCGCGAGGAGACGTTCGGGCCGGTCGCCCCGGTGATCGTGGTCGACTCGTTCAGCGAGGGGCTGCGCTGCGCCGCCGACTCGCCGTACGGGCTGGCGGCCACGGTGCTCACCGGGTCGATGAGTCACGCCCAGCGGGCCTGGCGGGAACTGCCGGTCGGCACCGTCAAGATCAACGCGGTCTTCGGCGGCGCGCCGGGCGGTGCCGCGCAGCCGCGCCAGGGCAGCGGCCAGGGCTTCGGGTACGGCCCCGAGCTGCTGGACGAGTTCAGCACGGTCAAGGCGGTGCACATCGAGGCGCCCGGGGGCGGCCACTGGTGA
- a CDS encoding D-sedoheptulose-7-phosphate isomerase, with the protein MTAGVGTGGVDGGVLDVHLANLAAALLPFRRSAQLLERWGDELAQRLAEGGRLLVAGNGGSAAEAQHLTAELVGKLRDDREPLSAIALHAETSAMTAIGNDYGYDEVFARQVRAHGRPHDILLLLSTSGTSTNLLTAAQAGHDTGLRCWAFTGPTPNPLADACHETLAIDSVDTQVVQELHLVATHVLCEHVDRALPAALAGRVPTGHSGTGPVRTGVEVVLGDGTAREVETR; encoded by the coding sequence ATGACGGCGGGGGTCGGCACGGGCGGGGTCGACGGCGGCGTGCTCGACGTGCACCTGGCCAACCTGGCCGCGGCCCTGCTGCCGTTCCGTCGCTCGGCGCAGCTGCTGGAACGCTGGGGCGACGAGCTGGCGCAGCGGCTGGCCGAGGGGGGCCGGTTGCTGGTGGCCGGCAACGGCGGCAGCGCCGCCGAAGCCCAACACCTCACCGCCGAACTCGTCGGGAAACTCCGCGACGACCGCGAACCCCTCTCCGCCATCGCCCTGCACGCCGAAACCTCCGCCATGACCGCCATCGGCAACGACTACGGCTACGACGAGGTCTTCGCCCGCCAGGTCCGCGCCCACGGCCGACCCCACGACATCCTCCTGCTCCTGTCCACCAGCGGCACCAGCACCAACCTCCTCACCGCCGCCCAGGCCGGACACGACACCGGACTGCGCTGCTGGGCCTTCACCGGCCCCACCCCCAACCCCCTCGCCGACGCCTGCCACGAGACTCTCGCGATCGACTCGGTGGACACCCAGGTGGTGCAGGAGCTGCACCTGGTCGCCACCCACGTGCTCTGCGAGCACGTCGACCGGGCCCTGCCGGCGGCGCTCGCCGGCCGGGTGCCGACCGGACACTCCGGGACCGGACCCGTGCGTACCGGCGTCGAGGTGGTGCTCGGCGACGGCACGGCCCGGGAGGTGGAGACCCGATGA
- a CDS encoding glycosyltransferase — translation MRIAMISEHASPLAVLGGEDAGGQNTHVAELSAALAAAGHDVRVHTRRDAVDLPVTVRAPGGFDVVHVPAGPAEPVAKDDLLPYMPEFGGWLAERWRTGDWQPEVVHAHFWMSGLAALAAARPTGVPVVQTYHALGTVKRRHQGALDTSPPGRLDRERELGRSVDRVVAQCQDEVAELVRMGVPRTRITVVPSGVNLGTFAPLGPAADRDGDRPRILTVGRLVERKGFQDVIRAMAEVPEAECVVVGGPPAGLLETDPYALRLRALAESLGIADRVRLVGAVPREEMGRWYRSADVLVAAPWYEPFGLTPLEAMACGVPVIASAVGGLIDTVVDGRTGDLVPARDPQALGAAIRRLLGDRIRRFAYATAALERARRCYSWSTTADRLAEVYGAVAAVRRPTRVVA, via the coding sequence ATGCGCATCGCGATGATCTCGGAGCACGCCAGCCCGCTCGCCGTCCTCGGCGGCGAGGACGCCGGTGGCCAGAACACGCATGTCGCGGAGCTCTCCGCCGCGCTCGCCGCCGCCGGTCACGACGTGCGGGTCCACACCCGCCGGGACGCGGTGGACCTGCCGGTGACCGTCCGCGCGCCCGGCGGCTTCGACGTGGTGCACGTGCCCGCCGGCCCGGCCGAGCCGGTCGCCAAGGACGACCTGCTGCCGTACATGCCGGAGTTCGGGGGGTGGCTGGCGGAGCGGTGGCGCACCGGCGACTGGCAGCCCGAGGTGGTGCACGCGCACTTCTGGATGAGCGGACTGGCCGCGCTCGCCGCCGCCCGGCCCACCGGGGTGCCGGTGGTGCAGACCTACCACGCGCTCGGCACCGTGAAGCGTCGCCACCAGGGCGCGCTGGACACCAGCCCGCCGGGCCGGCTCGACCGCGAGCGGGAGCTTGGCCGCTCGGTCGACCGGGTGGTCGCGCAGTGCCAGGACGAGGTCGCCGAGCTGGTCCGGATGGGGGTGCCGCGGACCCGGATCACGGTGGTCCCCTCCGGGGTGAACCTGGGCACCTTCGCCCCGCTGGGCCCCGCCGCCGACCGCGACGGCGACCGGCCCCGGATCCTCACCGTCGGCCGGCTGGTGGAACGCAAGGGCTTCCAGGATGTGATCCGGGCGATGGCCGAGGTCCCCGAGGCGGAGTGCGTGGTGGTCGGCGGGCCGCCCGCCGGGCTGCTGGAGACCGACCCGTACGCGCTGCGGCTGCGGGCCCTCGCCGAGTCCCTCGGCATCGCCGACCGGGTCAGGCTGGTCGGCGCGGTGCCCCGCGAGGAGATGGGCCGCTGGTACCGCTCCGCCGACGTGCTGGTCGCCGCCCCCTGGTACGAGCCGTTCGGGCTCACCCCGCTGGAGGCGATGGCCTGCGGCGTACCGGTGATCGCCAGCGCCGTCGGTGGGCTCATCGACACCGTGGTCGACGGGCGGACCGGCGACCTCGTGCCGGCCCGGGACCCGCAGGCGCTCGGGGCCGCGATCCGCCGCCTGCTGGGCGACCGGATCCGGCGCTTCGCGTACGCCACGGCGGCCCTGGAACGCGCCCGCCGCTGCTATTCCTGGTCGACCACGGCGGACCGGCTGGCGGAGGTGTACGGCGCGGTCGCCGCCGTGCGCCGGCCGACCCGGGTGGTCGCCTGA
- a CDS encoding SRPBCC family protein: protein MAVAIVEKVIEAPPQQVFDVLADGWTYSDWVVGTAHVRDVDDAWPRVGSQLHHRAGPWPFSLQDSSTVLVCEPPSKMVIKAGLWPAGEAIVVFTLEPVGDHATRVRIGEDFAAGPLRWVRNKLNDLVLHQRNKETLNRLSDIATRQKADR, encoded by the coding sequence ATGGCGGTGGCGATCGTGGAGAAAGTGATCGAGGCTCCCCCGCAGCAGGTCTTCGACGTGCTGGCCGACGGGTGGACCTACAGCGACTGGGTCGTCGGCACCGCGCACGTGCGGGACGTGGACGACGCCTGGCCCCGGGTGGGCAGCCAGCTGCACCACCGGGCCGGGCCGTGGCCGTTCTCGTTGCAGGACTCCTCGACCGTGCTGGTCTGTGAGCCGCCGAGCAAGATGGTCATCAAGGCGGGGCTCTGGCCGGCCGGCGAGGCGATCGTGGTCTTCACCCTGGAACCGGTGGGCGACCACGCCACCCGGGTCCGCATCGGCGAGGACTTCGCCGCCGGGCCGCTGCGCTGGGTGCGCAACAAGCTCAACGACCTGGTGCTGCACCAGCGCAACAAGGAGACGTTGAACCGGCTCTCCGACATCGCCACCCGGCAGAAGGCGGACCGCTGA
- a CDS encoding YihY/virulence factor BrkB family protein, which translates to MAATSQPVVTDRQQARIPRRMRQLSWATWRGVLVRSGRNFVKDNCADWAAALTYYGVLALFPSTIVVVALVGLVSDGERTVDTLIGLARDVGAGSVVGNEGFVDVIRGVVDQQSSARVLLSFGLLGALWSASGFIGAFTRASNAIYGVEEGRPFYRLRPLQIGLAGLSLLLLAVVAVALIVSGPVTDAVGDLVHAGGLARTVWSVAKWPVLALLMMTLLSLLFWIAPNVRQPRFRWLTPGGGLALLAWVLASFGFGLYVSNFASYDVTYGSLGAVIAFLVWLYLSNCALMLGVQVNAELQRGRVLQSGAGDPGEPVLPPKAPADS; encoded by the coding sequence ATGGCAGCGACGAGTCAGCCGGTGGTCACCGACCGGCAGCAGGCCCGGATCCCCCGCCGGATGCGCCAGCTGAGCTGGGCGACCTGGCGCGGGGTGCTGGTCCGCAGCGGGCGGAACTTCGTCAAGGACAACTGCGCGGACTGGGCCGCCGCGCTCACCTACTACGGGGTGCTGGCGCTCTTCCCCTCCACCATCGTGGTGGTCGCGCTGGTCGGTCTCGTCTCCGACGGGGAACGGACCGTGGACACCCTGATCGGGCTGGCCCGGGACGTGGGCGCCGGCTCGGTGGTCGGCAACGAGGGCTTCGTCGACGTGATCCGCGGCGTGGTCGACCAGCAGAGCTCGGCGCGGGTGCTGCTGAGTTTCGGTCTGCTCGGCGCCCTGTGGTCGGCGTCCGGCTTCATCGGGGCGTTCACCCGCGCCTCCAACGCCATCTACGGCGTCGAGGAGGGGCGGCCCTTCTACCGGCTGCGGCCGTTGCAGATCGGGCTGGCCGGGTTGTCGCTGCTGCTGCTGGCGGTGGTGGCCGTCGCGCTGATCGTCAGTGGTCCGGTGACCGACGCGGTCGGCGACCTGGTGCACGCCGGCGGGTTGGCCCGTACGGTGTGGAGCGTGGCGAAGTGGCCGGTGCTCGCCCTGCTGATGATGACCCTGCTGTCGCTGCTGTTCTGGATCGCCCCGAACGTGCGGCAGCCCCGGTTCCGCTGGCTCACCCCGGGTGGCGGCCTCGCCCTGCTCGCCTGGGTGCTCGCCTCCTTCGGCTTCGGCCTCTACGTGTCGAACTTCGCCTCGTACGACGTGACCTACGGCAGCCTGGGCGCGGTCATCGCCTTCCTGGTCTGGCTCTATCTGTCGAACTGCGCGTTGATGCTCGGTGTCCAGGTCAACGCCGAGCTGCAGCGCGGCCGGGTGCTCCAGTCCGGCGCCGGTGACCCGGGCGAGCCGGTGCTGCCGCCCAAGGCCCCGGCCGATTCGTGA
- a CDS encoding HAD-IIIA family hydrolase, with amino-acid sequence MFTPRGVGNPPAVRRDHERDQCRSARVDPGADRFPPGPRLFDAVLLDRDGTLVEDVPYNGDPEKVRPLPGAREALDRLRAAGLRLAVVTNQSGLARGFFTADQLRRVNARVEELLGPFDSWQICPHGEPDGCACRKPAPGLVHAAAAALGTTPRRCVLVGDIGADMIAAGAAGAAAVMVPTPATRPAEVAAAPRVVADLPAAVTEILDRMALVAGPAPTRRRGRVLVVRSDAAGDVLVTGPGIRAVAAGADRVVLLCGPRGRAAAELLPGIDQIIEWPLPWIDGDPAPVDPTDIRHLTDRLAEIAADEAVVFTSYHQSPLPLALLLRLAGVPRISAISDDYPGSLLDVRHRVPVGVPEPERALSLAAAAGFTLPAGDEPGLRLRVDALPPAPVEPGYVVLHPGSSVSTRACPPELATRIVRVLSAAGYRVLVTGGDGERDLTARVAAAGGVDLGGRTGLAELATVIAGAGALVVGNTGPAHLAAALGVPVVSLFAPTVPYGQWGPYRVPAVRLGDAAAPCRDTRATRCPVPGHPCLSAVEPGRVLEALRLLGVPPDASPRPEAVVAARSAGPPLPVTGRSPR; translated from the coding sequence ATGTTTACTCCTCGGGGCGTCGGGAACCCGCCCGCCGTGCGACGGGACCACGAGCGGGATCAGTGCAGGTCAGCCCGGGTTGACCCGGGTGCTGACCGGTTCCCGCCCGGTCCCCGTCTCTTCGACGCGGTGCTGCTCGACCGGGACGGCACGCTGGTCGAGGACGTGCCCTACAACGGTGACCCGGAGAAGGTCCGCCCGCTGCCCGGCGCCCGGGAGGCCCTGGACCGGTTGCGGGCGGCGGGGCTGCGGCTGGCCGTGGTGACCAACCAGTCCGGACTGGCCCGGGGCTTCTTCACCGCCGACCAGCTGCGCCGGGTCAACGCCCGGGTGGAGGAGCTGCTCGGTCCGTTCGACAGCTGGCAGATCTGCCCGCACGGCGAGCCGGACGGCTGTGCCTGCCGCAAGCCGGCACCCGGCCTGGTGCACGCCGCCGCCGCAGCGCTCGGCACCACGCCCCGGCGCTGCGTGCTGGTCGGCGACATCGGCGCCGACATGATCGCTGCCGGCGCGGCGGGCGCCGCCGCCGTCATGGTGCCCACCCCGGCAACCCGCCCGGCCGAGGTGGCCGCCGCGCCCCGGGTGGTGGCCGACCTGCCCGCCGCGGTCACCGAGATCCTCGACCGGATGGCACTGGTCGCCGGCCCCGCACCGACCCGTCGGCGGGGCCGGGTGCTGGTGGTCCGCAGCGACGCGGCCGGGGATGTGCTGGTCACCGGCCCCGGCATCCGCGCCGTCGCCGCCGGAGCCGACCGCGTCGTGCTGCTCTGCGGCCCCCGCGGACGCGCCGCCGCCGAACTCCTCCCCGGCATCGACCAGATCATCGAATGGCCGCTGCCCTGGATCGACGGCGACCCCGCACCCGTCGACCCGACCGACATCCGCCACCTCACCGACCGGCTCGCCGAGATCGCCGCCGACGAAGCCGTCGTCTTCACCAGCTACCACCAGTCCCCACTACCCCTGGCCCTGCTCCTGCGCCTGGCCGGAGTGCCCCGGATCAGCGCCATCAGCGACGACTACCCCGGCAGCCTCCTCGACGTCCGCCACCGCGTCCCCGTCGGCGTACCCGAACCCGAACGGGCGCTGTCGCTGGCCGCCGCCGCCGGGTTCACGCTGCCCGCCGGGGACGAACCGGGACTCCGGCTGCGCGTCGACGCGCTGCCGCCGGCCCCGGTCGAGCCCGGCTACGTCGTGCTGCACCCCGGCTCGTCGGTGTCTACCCGGGCCTGCCCGCCCGAGCTGGCCACCCGGATCGTCCGGGTGCTCAGTGCCGCCGGCTACCGGGTGCTGGTCACCGGCGGCGACGGTGAGCGGGACCTGACCGCCCGGGTGGCCGCGGCCGGCGGGGTCGACCTGGGTGGGCGTACCGGGCTCGCCGAGCTGGCCACCGTGATCGCCGGGGCCGGCGCGCTGGTGGTGGGGAACACCGGGCCGGCACACCTGGCCGCCGCGCTCGGGGTGCCCGTGGTCAGCCTCTTCGCCCCGACCGTCCCGTACGGACAGTGGGGCCCTTACCGGGTCCCCGCGGTCCGCCTCGGCGACGCCGCGGCCCCCTGCCGGGACACCCGCGCCACCCGCTGCCCGGTGCCCGGGCACCCCTGCCTCTCCGCCGTCGAACCCGGACGCGTCCTGGAGGCGCTGCGCCTGCTCGGCGTGCCCCCCGACGCGTCGCCGCGCCCGGAGGCGGTGGTCGCCGCCCGGTCGGCGGGCCCGCCGCTGCCGGTCACCGGCCGGAGCCCACGATGA